Proteins co-encoded in one Sediminispirochaeta bajacaliforniensis DSM 16054 genomic window:
- a CDS encoding pyridoxal-phosphate dependent enzyme, whose product MIDLTMHEDVKKKNVQRCRERGIILPTFAQMKDPSKIPASVREKLKEVGLWDINPLNLFRITWKNEPTKDGGTFGGVNYIEIPKEITGVKARVFAIVGKWFPTGAHKVGATYGCLAPALITGNFDSTKQKAVWPSTGNYCRGGAYNSDLLACDSIAILPEEMSAERFNWLKKVAGEVIATPGCESNVKEIFDKCHELTSQRGDAIVIFNQFDEFGNYLWHYEVTGNAIEEIVKKEMGPKSRFKGYFSTTGSAGTIGAGDYLKQKFPELKIAAGEALQCPTLLSNGFGGHRIEGIGDKHVPWIHNVRNTDMVIAIDDDDSMDLLRLFNEPAGQEYMKKIGIPASFVDNAELLGISGIANVLGAIKMAKYYEMDEDDVVVTVLTDSFEMYPSRIKEMQERDGELDTVKAAQIYHGSLEKQGIDNMMELGYRDRLRVHNLKYYTWVEQQGKTYAQINAQWYDRDYWTNIQALTPKIDKLIEEFNAEVGLI is encoded by the coding sequence ATGATCGATCTGACCATGCACGAGGACGTAAAAAAGAAAAATGTTCAAAGATGTCGTGAACGAGGCATCATTCTGCCCACCTTTGCCCAAATGAAAGATCCTTCAAAAATTCCGGCTTCTGTCCGTGAAAAACTAAAAGAGGTTGGCCTGTGGGACATCAATCCCCTCAACCTTTTCCGCATCACCTGGAAAAACGAGCCGACCAAGGATGGAGGAACCTTCGGAGGGGTCAACTACATTGAGATTCCCAAAGAAATAACCGGGGTCAAAGCACGGGTCTTTGCGATTGTAGGGAAATGGTTTCCCACCGGAGCCCATAAGGTAGGAGCCACGTACGGTTGTCTTGCTCCCGCCCTCATAACCGGAAATTTCGACTCTACAAAGCAGAAGGCTGTTTGGCCCTCTACCGGCAACTACTGCCGCGGCGGCGCATATAACTCCGACCTTCTCGCCTGTGATTCCATCGCCATCCTCCCTGAAGAGATGAGTGCCGAAAGGTTTAACTGGCTTAAAAAGGTGGCAGGAGAGGTTATTGCCACTCCCGGTTGTGAAAGTAACGTTAAGGAGATTTTCGACAAGTGCCATGAGCTGACTTCCCAGCGTGGCGATGCCATCGTTATTTTCAACCAGTTTGATGAGTTCGGGAACTATCTCTGGCATTATGAAGTAACAGGAAATGCCATCGAAGAGATCGTGAAAAAAGAGATGGGGCCGAAGAGTCGGTTTAAGGGCTATTTCTCCACCACCGGTTCTGCGGGCACCATCGGTGCGGGAGATTATCTGAAGCAGAAATTTCCAGAATTGAAGATCGCGGCAGGGGAAGCACTTCAGTGCCCGACCCTGCTAAGTAACGGTTTCGGCGGGCATAGAATCGAAGGGATCGGCGACAAGCATGTGCCCTGGATCCATAACGTACGGAATACCGATATGGTCATCGCCATCGACGATGACGATTCCATGGATCTGCTCAGACTTTTCAACGAGCCGGCAGGCCAGGAATATATGAAGAAAATCGGAATCCCTGCCTCTTTCGTCGATAACGCCGAGCTTCTTGGAATCAGCGGCATTGCTAATGTCCTCGGTGCCATTAAGATGGCGAAATACTACGAGATGGACGAGGATGATGTTGTGGTAACCGTCCTTACCGACTCCTTCGAGATGTACCCCAGCAGAATCAAAGAGATGCAAGAGCGGGACGGCGAACTGGATACTGTAAAGGCGGCGCAGATTTACCACGGCAGCCTTGAGAAGCAGGGCATCGACAACATGATGGAGCTCGGTTACCGGGACCGCCTGCGGGTCCACAACCTCAAATACTACACGTGGGTCGAGCAGCAGGGAAAGACCTATGCCCAGATCAATGCTCAGTGGTACGACAGGGACTACTGGACAAATATCCAGGCCCTTACTCCTAAAATCGATAAGCTGATCGAAGAGTTCAACGCCGAAGTCGGCCTTATCTAA
- a CDS encoding threonine synthase, with protein MEFHYICNDCGAEYDSKHIIYRCPACSGKAAEGEMQRGNLRTIIDPAYLKSLADKKNLSPFDFFPYEIPTPQAYPVGNTPLLGPERLRKRYKVPRLFLKNDGMNPSGSFKDRASQLVVGQALHFGEQKVALASTGNAGSAMACAGAAYGLEIILFVPETAPRNKLMQSVLYGATVVPVKGTYDDAFGLSIEFTEKHGGINRNTAYNPMTVEGKKSVAIELFLQFARRAPEYVYVPVGDGVIYSGVVKGFKDLLDAGLIERLPKVICVQSTKSNAIAQAWESGEAKTIPAATTKADSISVASPANGRMAVDFINECKGWASQVSDEAIIEAELELCKEAGLFAEPAASAAWAGYKQDLASGKITPEAEAVVLLTGIGFKDMKAVEDTIKMPNSVEPKLDAVEAFLFK; from the coding sequence ATGGAGTTTCATTACATATGTAACGACTGCGGAGCAGAATACGACTCGAAACATATCATCTACCGCTGCCCGGCCTGCAGCGGAAAGGCAGCAGAGGGAGAGATGCAACGGGGAAACCTGCGTACCATCATCGATCCTGCCTATCTTAAAAGCCTGGCGGACAAAAAAAACCTTTCGCCCTTTGACTTCTTTCCCTATGAGATCCCCACACCCCAGGCATATCCGGTAGGGAATACTCCCCTTCTCGGTCCCGAGCGGCTGAGAAAAAGATATAAGGTCCCCAGGCTGTTTTTGAAAAACGACGGCATGAACCCTTCCGGTTCCTTTAAAGATAGGGCAAGCCAGCTTGTGGTGGGGCAGGCCCTCCACTTCGGGGAACAAAAGGTTGCCCTCGCTTCGACGGGGAATGCAGGCAGTGCCATGGCCTGTGCGGGAGCCGCCTACGGGTTGGAGATCATACTGTTTGTTCCGGAAACGGCGCCGAGGAACAAATTGATGCAGTCGGTGCTTTACGGAGCAACGGTAGTTCCGGTAAAGGGAACCTATGATGATGCCTTCGGACTTTCCATCGAGTTTACCGAAAAACATGGGGGCATCAATCGGAACACCGCCTACAATCCTATGACCGTCGAAGGCAAAAAGAGCGTGGCCATCGAACTCTTCCTGCAGTTTGCAAGGCGTGCACCCGAATATGTCTATGTGCCGGTGGGGGATGGAGTAATCTACAGCGGCGTGGTTAAGGGCTTCAAGGACCTCCTCGATGCAGGATTAATCGAACGCTTGCCGAAGGTTATCTGCGTTCAATCGACAAAAAGCAACGCAATAGCCCAAGCCTGGGAAAGCGGTGAGGCAAAAACCATCCCGGCGGCAACGACGAAGGCCGATTCCATCAGCGTGGCAAGCCCCGCCAACGGCCGCATGGCTGTTGACTTTATCAACGAGTGTAAGGGCTGGGCAAGCCAGGTGAGTGACGAGGCTATCATCGAAGCGGAGCTTGAACTCTGCAAAGAGGCAGGCCTTTTTGCAGAACCGGCAGCCTCGGCAGCATGGGCCGGATACAAACAAGATCTGGCTTCAGGCAAGATCACTCCAGAAGCGGAAGCGGTCGTCCTTCTTACCGGCATAGGCTTTAAGGATATGAAGGCTGTGGAAGATACGATAAAGATGCCCAACAGCGTCGAACCGAAGCTCGACGCTGTTGAGGCCTTTTTGTTCAAATAG
- a CDS encoding carbohydrate kinase family protein, producing MSEFEMICAGITCLDIVVTGNIGPHVFQVDSTPVDTISLGIGGDAANQAITASSLGLSAALFSCVGNDWKAENLSGLLSEKGICTEYLQRYEHDTTMSSLVLVGREGQRNFLFDRGCGKNYVPNAYSLEAVKKARLLSIGSLFVMPEFDRHGAGSLLAEAKRHGVITVADMTCDTEGAADEVLDVLLPHIDYLMPSLEEASAVTGAGDPAEMCRKLRDRGAGNVVIKLGSQGCYIDIDGVRGQIPAFTDIKVLDTTGCGDTFVAAFSYGILKGYPPEECAAFAQAAAAINATHIGACGHIPSVEAVCSFLLDHPTQKIVS from the coding sequence ATGTCTGAGTTCGAAATGATCTGCGCCGGAATTACCTGTCTGGATATCGTTGTGACCGGAAACATCGGCCCCCATGTCTTTCAGGTGGATAGCACGCCGGTCGATACTATTTCCCTCGGCATCGGGGGGGATGCTGCAAACCAGGCGATTACCGCCTCTTCTTTGGGGCTGTCGGCAGCACTTTTTAGCTGCGTGGGGAATGATTGGAAGGCCGAAAATCTCTCCGGGCTCCTATCGGAGAAGGGGATTTGTACCGAGTATCTCCAGAGGTATGAACACGATACCACCATGTCCTCTCTCGTTTTGGTCGGCAGGGAAGGACAGCGGAATTTCCTTTTCGATCGCGGTTGCGGTAAGAACTATGTTCCAAACGCATATAGTCTGGAGGCGGTAAAAAAGGCCCGACTCTTGTCAATCGGCAGCCTTTTCGTTATGCCGGAATTTGACCGTCATGGGGCCGGAAGCTTGCTCGCCGAGGCTAAAAGACATGGAGTGATTACGGTGGCGGATATGACCTGCGATACCGAAGGAGCTGCCGATGAAGTCCTTGATGTTCTTTTGCCGCATATCGACTATTTGATGCCGAGCCTTGAGGAAGCCTCCGCGGTGACAGGGGCTGGTGATCCTGCCGAAATGTGCCGGAAACTTCGTGATCGTGGGGCCGGTAACGTCGTAATTAAATTGGGTTCTCAGGGGTGTTATATCGATATCGACGGTGTGAGAGGGCAAATCCCCGCTTTTACGGATATAAAAGTGCTTGATACCACCGGCTGTGGCGACACGTTTGTGGCTGCCTTTTCCTACGGCATTCTGAAAGGGTATCCGCCGGAAGAGTGTGCTGCCTTTGCCCAGGCCGCAGCAGCGATAAATGCCACCCACATCGGGGCTTGCGGTCATATTCCTTCGGTGGAGGCGGTATGTTCTTTTCTCCTCGACCATCCGACGCAAAAGATCGTGTCGTAA
- a CDS encoding class II fructose-bisphosphate aldolase has protein sequence MLVTLKDVLERAKRGNYAVGAFNITNGLCLSPLLKAAEAQRSPVIINIAEISFEDVDILRLYPAIIHSAKEATVPVVVNLDHGLTEKALMTALRCGFSSVMFDATKYSYEDNIRLTKQYADMAHSVGVSLEGELGVIGGSEAGEGVAVAANYTDLRKVRPYVDATGVDALAVSIGNVHGFYKGEPNLQFDLLADIAAASAVPLVLHGGSGISDDDFRKAVSLGICKINFYTGSSVSVFHALNAYMKELNDGYADMAAISWTMMNAFQKTVEERMQVFGSAGKA, from the coding sequence ATGCTGGTTACACTGAAAGATGTTTTGGAAAGAGCAAAGCGGGGAAACTATGCGGTCGGGGCCTTCAATATCACCAACGGCCTCTGTTTGTCTCCTCTTCTGAAGGCAGCGGAGGCACAACGCTCCCCTGTTATCATAAATATTGCGGAGATCTCCTTTGAGGATGTCGACATCCTGAGGCTCTATCCCGCCATCATCCACTCGGCAAAGGAAGCAACGGTACCTGTCGTCGTGAATCTTGATCACGGGTTGACGGAAAAGGCATTGATGACGGCCCTGCGATGCGGTTTTAGCTCCGTCATGTTTGATGCGACGAAGTATTCATATGAGGATAACATCAGACTCACGAAGCAGTATGCTGATATGGCACACAGCGTGGGTGTTTCTCTCGAGGGGGAACTCGGTGTCATCGGTGGTTCCGAGGCGGGTGAAGGGGTTGCCGTTGCGGCCAACTACACCGATCTACGGAAGGTAAGGCCCTATGTGGATGCTACCGGGGTGGATGCCCTTGCGGTTTCTATTGGGAATGTTCACGGTTTTTACAAGGGCGAGCCGAATCTTCAGTTTGATCTTTTGGCCGATATAGCGGCTGCATCTGCGGTTCCTCTTGTCCTTCACGGGGGATCGGGCATTTCCGACGACGATTTCAGAAAGGCCGTTTCTCTTGGGATTTGCAAGATAAATTTCTACACCGGCTCGAGTGTCTCGGTTTTTCATGCGCTGAACGCCTATATGAAGGAACTCAACGACGGCTATGCAGATATGGCTGCCATATCCTGGACCATGATGAACGCCTTTCAAAAAACAGTGGAAGAGCGGATGCAGGTTTTCGGAAGCGCCGGAAAGGCGTGA
- a CDS encoding ATP-binding protein produces MVWQPKGVPALEDGEGVTRHIYRAIDEVFAPGTTFHAFFDYSGLENPPIANRLRVLKNLRETAGKLKRIYFYGMNRTVRTIVRLSVQISGLSEKIIICRDYRQAIEFVNEYTKKLGKQESLLPVYQQSEIRKLVEIIGTIVWNRDYDVLIPELPGEHPLSELYNALDVMRHDLQQLDEQNRDAMQRLEEANRAKSDFLANVSHEIRTPIGGIIGAVELLQNTALNDEQQHFLQILQGSSEALMSGVNDVLDLSKLELGAMEIVPRPTNLSVLLTELATIFRPRCRKKGLELFLTCEVDEKQEYLVDPIRLRQILMNLLHNALKFTPKGSIRLDCRSTGIQKEDGELMYRHDFSVQDTGIGIPQEKIETIFEKFTQIHNTEVQNFGGSGLGLHIAAALVAKQGGTLEVESKAGKGSRFFFTLLLPKSEEKRPWNQEPETIRKTFFGKVLLAEDDEANRFIISSLLNSYGCEVQQVENGRLALDCIEHERFDIAFMDCQMPILSGREAVEILRKRNDAIGDMPVVAVTAYAAEDTELLTNDGFDAIIAKPVRGRDLEPILRLFLEERPIGPEGFPSPPPWEQRRWELISTELIRNVPHELQRLEAVLSKEDEEKEAEMISHSLKGFFRTMLYHHPNPVLLSLAEELDKRVHEGRRSEGIEICRRISRAIKGYREGEGADRENQDLDCRG; encoded by the coding sequence ATGGTTTGGCAACCCAAAGGGGTTCCCGCCTTGGAGGATGGGGAGGGTGTCACCAGGCACATCTACCGGGCTATCGATGAGGTTTTTGCTCCAGGAACCACATTCCATGCCTTTTTTGATTACTCAGGTCTGGAAAATCCTCCCATCGCCAACAGGCTCAGAGTATTGAAAAACCTACGTGAAACAGCAGGGAAACTCAAGCGTATCTATTTCTACGGCATGAATAGAACGGTCCGAACCATCGTACGGCTATCGGTTCAGATATCAGGCCTCTCTGAGAAAATCATCATCTGCAGAGATTATCGCCAGGCCATCGAATTTGTGAACGAATACACCAAAAAGCTCGGCAAGCAGGAATCGCTCCTGCCTGTATATCAGCAGAGCGAAATCAGAAAGTTGGTGGAGATCATAGGCACCATTGTCTGGAACAGGGATTATGATGTTCTCATTCCCGAATTGCCCGGCGAACATCCCCTCTCGGAACTCTACAATGCCCTGGATGTGATGCGCCACGATTTGCAACAGTTAGACGAACAAAACAGAGACGCCATGCAGCGTCTGGAGGAAGCGAATCGCGCAAAAAGCGATTTTCTCGCCAATGTTTCCCATGAAATCCGCACTCCAATAGGGGGAATCATAGGGGCTGTAGAGCTGCTTCAGAATACCGCATTGAATGATGAACAGCAGCATTTTCTGCAGATTCTTCAAGGCTCCTCGGAGGCCTTGATGAGCGGGGTAAACGACGTCCTTGATCTTTCCAAGCTGGAGCTGGGAGCGATGGAGATCGTTCCCAGACCAACCAATCTTTCCGTTCTCCTGACCGAACTTGCCACCATATTTCGTCCCCGATGCCGCAAAAAAGGGTTGGAGCTTTTCCTTACGTGCGAAGTGGATGAAAAGCAGGAATATCTGGTCGATCCCATCAGGCTTCGGCAGATCTTGATGAATCTTCTCCACAATGCCCTGAAATTTACCCCGAAGGGAAGCATACGCCTTGATTGCAGATCTACGGGGATACAAAAAGAAGACGGGGAATTAATGTACCGCCATGACTTCTCGGTACAGGATACCGGCATCGGCATTCCTCAGGAAAAGATAGAAACGATATTTGAGAAGTTTACCCAGATTCACAATACCGAGGTCCAGAATTTCGGAGGTAGCGGGCTGGGCTTGCATATCGCCGCCGCACTTGTTGCCAAACAGGGAGGGACACTTGAGGTCGAGAGCAAAGCGGGAAAGGGCAGCAGGTTTTTCTTTACCCTGCTGCTGCCGAAAAGCGAAGAGAAGAGGCCATGGAACCAGGAACCAGAGACAATAAGAAAAACGTTTTTTGGTAAGGTCCTGCTTGCAGAAGACGACGAGGCGAACCGGTTTATCATCAGCTCCCTGCTGAATAGTTACGGCTGCGAGGTCCAACAGGTGGAAAACGGACGCCTTGCCCTTGATTGTATCGAGCATGAGCGCTTCGACATTGCATTCATGGACTGTCAGATGCCGATCCTAAGCGGAAGGGAGGCAGTGGAGATACTCAGAAAACGAAATGATGCCATAGGGGATATGCCCGTAGTTGCAGTAACCGCCTATGCAGCTGAAGATACGGAACTTCTCACAAACGATGGCTTTGATGCAATCATCGCAAAGCCGGTGAGGGGAAGAGACCTGGAACCGATTCTCCGGCTCTTTTTGGAAGAACGACCGATCGGTCCGGAAGGTTTCCCCTCCCCTCCCCCCTGGGAGCAGCGGCGCTGGGAGTTGATAAGCACCGAACTTATCCGTAACGTGCCGCATGAGCTGCAACGGCTTGAGGCCGTATTGTCGAAAGAGGATGAGGAAAAGGAAGCGGAGATGATCAGCCACAGCCTAAAGGGATTTTTTAGAACGATGTTGTATCATCATCCTAATCCCGTTCTGCTCTCCCTGGCTGAAGAACTCGATAAGCGTGTTCATGAGGGCCGGCGAAGCGAAGGAATAGAGATCTGCCGCAGGATAAGCAGAGCGATAAAAGGATATAGGGAAGGAGAAGGTGCCGATCGTGAAAACCAAGATCTTGATTGTAGAGGATGA
- a CDS encoding response regulator transcription factor, producing the protein MKTKILIVEDESYTGAQMKQALGHPLLGESEVSLAPDGKTALYLLSETFFDLVLLDVVLPDIDGFKIAKELKERNIPFFMISSRDLPSDAILGFQAGAEDYLRKPVDSEELAVRVAHFLSRNTLFDGKKEGTLRLGQWTIDMKQQRVRIDQTDAPLTPIELKLLLLLAKRAGSYTSTEELAKGLWPEAPPNDLALAVRVHIRRLRTKLEQDPKAPRYIINKWGAGYRLHIEQES; encoded by the coding sequence GTGAAAACCAAGATCTTGATTGTAGAGGATGAATCGTACACCGGTGCCCAGATGAAACAGGCCCTGGGCCATCCGCTCCTCGGAGAGTCGGAAGTATCGCTTGCTCCGGATGGAAAAACCGCTTTGTATCTACTATCGGAAACCTTTTTTGATCTGGTGCTCCTCGACGTCGTTCTTCCCGATATTGATGGTTTCAAGATCGCAAAAGAGCTGAAAGAGCGCAACATTCCCTTTTTCATGATCTCTTCAAGGGACCTTCCCAGCGATGCCATCCTCGGATTTCAGGCCGGAGCCGAGGATTATCTAAGAAAACCTGTCGACAGCGAAGAACTTGCAGTAAGGGTTGCCCATTTTCTCTCACGCAATACGCTCTTCGACGGCAAGAAGGAGGGGACGCTACGATTGGGACAATGGACCATCGACATGAAGCAGCAGCGGGTCCGAATCGACCAGACAGATGCGCCGCTGACTCCCATCGAATTAAAACTCCTTCTTCTTCTTGCAAAAAGGGCCGGTTCCTATACATCCACCGAGGAGCTTGCAAAAGGCCTCTGGCCGGAGGCCCCGCCCAATGACCTGGCACTGGCTGTTCGCGTACATATCCGCCGTCTTCGGACAAAGCTGGAACAGGATCCCAAGGCTCCCCGCTATATCATCAACAAATGGGGCGCCGGTTATCGGCTGCATATCGAACAGGAATCCTAA
- a CDS encoding ABC transporter ATP-binding protein, which produces MLVTENLTFAYTPAVPVLRGITMTALPGKITALIGPNAAGKSTLLKCLSHMEGATGIVRWDDCVKNRKNRARWHRLIGYLPQYHDMRTRMTAFEFVLLGRLDDLSWRLGDEDLDQVMSILNKLGIAHLATRYVDELSGGQQQMTSLAQTLVGSPRVLLLDEPTNSLDIKNELQMLDRITFFTKEHNIATVMTIHSLSQAARCADHVVLLHEGHIEASGAPEDILNPELIRNVYGVETRIIRDGRDYAVIPRSIAQL; this is translated from the coding sequence ATGCTTGTTACAGAAAATTTGACCTTTGCCTACACGCCGGCCGTTCCTGTTCTCCGCGGGATTACCATGACCGCCCTTCCCGGAAAGATTACGGCTTTAATCGGCCCGAATGCGGCCGGAAAATCGACCCTCCTGAAATGCCTTTCCCATATGGAGGGGGCAACGGGAATCGTAAGATGGGACGACTGTGTCAAAAACAGAAAGAACAGGGCAAGGTGGCACCGCCTTATCGGCTATCTGCCTCAGTACCATGATATGCGGACCCGGATGACTGCATTTGAGTTTGTACTTCTTGGCCGTCTGGATGATCTTTCCTGGCGCCTAGGGGATGAGGACCTCGACCAGGTTATGTCGATTCTGAACAAGCTCGGCATTGCTCATCTTGCAACCCGCTATGTCGACGAACTGAGCGGCGGGCAGCAGCAGATGACATCCCTGGCCCAGACGCTGGTCGGCAGCCCTCGCGTCCTTCTTCTGGATGAACCGACAAACAGCCTTGATATCAAAAACGAGCTTCAGATGCTGGACAGAATTACGTTCTTTACGAAAGAGCATAATATAGCAACGGTTATGACCATTCACAGCCTCTCTCAGGCGGCCCGCTGTGCCGATCATGTGGTGTTGCTGCATGAGGGGCATATCGAAGCATCGGGTGCTCCCGAAGATATCCTCAATCCCGAACTCATACGAAATGTGTACGGCGTTGAGACCAGGATCATCAGGGATGGTAGGGATTATGCCGTCATTCCCAGGAGCATCGCACAGTTGTGA
- a CDS encoding FecCD family ABC transporter permease, with product MTETDKKGVSPSRALYRIITGRKKIMLTVLLLVIMLLLMGDIVTGPVPLSLKTVIRSLLRPGHEDQMSGFIIWRLRLPVALMAILAGGGLSAAGAEMQTILHNPLASPFTMGVSAAAGFGAALAIVLGVGILPWAGPVLIPANAFLFSLLTSALVLALNGRRELSSETMVLAGIAVLFLFQSGIAVLEFFAAEEQLQAIVFWLFGSLTKTTWPRLGVTALVCGIVLPLFAKEAWKLTALRLGDAKAVSLGINVGHLRMRILVLISLLTGTIVAFTGTIGFIGLAGPHIARMFTGEDQRFFLPASFLCGSLLLSLASILSKLIIPGTIFPPGVITSFIGVPFLLVLLLKPGRRFR from the coding sequence ATGACTGAAACAGATAAGAAAGGGGTATCTCCTTCACGGGCACTATACCGGATCATTACAGGCAGAAAGAAAATCATGCTTACGGTTCTGCTTCTGGTCATCATGCTGTTATTGATGGGAGATATCGTGACGGGGCCGGTACCTCTTTCCCTAAAGACGGTTATCCGATCCCTGTTGAGGCCGGGGCATGAGGATCAAATGTCCGGTTTCATCATCTGGCGTCTGAGGCTGCCCGTTGCCCTCATGGCGATACTGGCGGGCGGGGGGCTTTCGGCGGCGGGAGCCGAAATGCAGACTATCTTGCATAATCCTTTGGCCAGCCCCTTTACCATGGGGGTGTCCGCAGCCGCCGGGTTTGGGGCCGCCCTCGCCATTGTGCTCGGCGTCGGCATACTACCGTGGGCAGGGCCGGTTTTGATTCCTGCCAATGCCTTTCTGTTTTCCCTCCTGACCAGTGCGCTGGTGCTGGCCTTGAACGGAAGAAGGGAGCTGAGTTCCGAGACCATGGTTTTGGCGGGGATAGCCGTACTGTTTCTCTTTCAGTCCGGTATTGCCGTGCTTGAATTTTTTGCCGCTGAAGAACAGCTGCAGGCCATCGTTTTCTGGCTGTTCGGCAGCCTGACAAAAACGACCTGGCCCCGATTGGGGGTAACGGCTCTGGTATGCGGCATTGTCCTTCCTCTGTTTGCAAAGGAGGCCTGGAAACTGACGGCTCTCAGGCTGGGAGACGCAAAAGCCGTCAGCCTCGGCATCAATGTGGGGCATCTGAGAATGCGGATACTGGTTCTGATTTCGCTCTTGACAGGTACCATCGTCGCTTTTACCGGAACCATAGGCTTCATCGGCCTGGCAGGTCCCCATATCGCCCGCATGTTCACAGGGGAGGACCAACGCTTTTTCCTTCCTGCCTCTTTTCTTTGCGGTTCGCTGCTGCTTTCCCTGGCGTCTATTCTGAGCAAGCTCATCATTCCGGGAACCATTTTTCCCCCGGGGGTGATAACCTCGTTCATCGGTGTGCCCTTTTTGCTGGTGCTGCTCCTTAAGCCGGGAAGGAGGTTTCGGTGA
- a CDS encoding ABC transporter substrate-binding protein, with protein sequence MNIVSCVRKTLLHAVVAAILMLTAALSLFAGGATELQSSTAEMQAATPITDLAGRVVNVKLPAERIVLASSRHLHEFAAVGGAEVFDRICGWGSDLKLYDMDTYRTYKEAFPQIDEIRDIGYHYKGTFSLETVVGLAPDVVVFPLWLQSQDGIDADIESLAQAGIPVVYIDYYIDPFKHPVPSTLIIGQLLGKQERAKEITDYYEHQIQVVTDRLNESEVRNVTAYIESGSKGSSEYGNTYSSTQGLGALIATGGGTNIADGIIQNTGPINPEYLLEADPDAIIISGSYWPANETSMRLGYHAEEASSRVLLENFTHREGWEFLKAVQNKRVYGLFHGFSFRIYNFAGIQAVACWLHPELFADVDPAENFREFHERFMPVPYSGVWMLGLDD encoded by the coding sequence ATGAATATAGTATCATGTGTGAGAAAAACCCTTCTTCATGCTGTCGTTGCTGCGATTCTTATGCTGACCGCGGCCCTGTCCCTTTTTGCCGGTGGTGCAACGGAACTACAGTCATCTACAGCGGAAATGCAGGCAGCTACTCCCATAACCGATCTTGCAGGAAGGGTCGTGAATGTAAAGCTGCCGGCAGAGCGTATCGTTCTTGCATCATCCCGCCATCTGCATGAATTTGCCGCAGTCGGTGGGGCCGAGGTGTTTGACAGGATATGCGGCTGGGGATCCGATCTGAAACTATACGATATGGATACCTACCGTACCTATAAAGAGGCTTTTCCCCAAATTGATGAAATCAGGGATATCGGTTACCACTATAAGGGAACATTTAGTCTGGAAACCGTCGTCGGTCTGGCTCCCGATGTGGTTGTCTTCCCTTTGTGGCTGCAATCCCAGGACGGCATAGACGCTGACATTGAATCCCTTGCCCAGGCAGGCATTCCCGTCGTATATATCGACTACTATATCGATCCCTTCAAACATCCTGTACCCAGTACCCTTATCATCGGGCAACTTCTCGGTAAGCAGGAGCGGGCAAAGGAAATCACCGATTATTATGAACATCAGATACAGGTGGTGACCGATCGCTTGAACGAGTCCGAAGTCCGAAACGTAACGGCATACATTGAATCCGGCTCAAAGGGATCTTCGGAATACGGCAACACCTATTCATCGACTCAGGGGCTGGGAGCGCTTATTGCCACCGGCGGCGGAACCAATATTGCCGATGGGATCATTCAGAACACCGGTCCCATCAATCCGGAATACCTTCTGGAAGCCGATCCCGATGCCATCATAATCAGCGGCTCCTACTGGCCGGCCAATGAAACATCCATGCGGCTCGGCTATCATGCCGAAGAGGCCTCTTCCCGTGTCCTGCTTGAGAATTTCACACACCGCGAGGGATGGGAGTTTCTCAAGGCCGTACAAAATAAACGAGTCTACGGTTTGTTTCACGGATTCTCTTTCAGAATCTACAATTTTGCCGGAATACAGGCGGTCGCCTGCTGGCTCCACCCCGAACTGTTTGCCGACGTCGATCCCGCAGAAAACTTCAGAGAATTCCATGAACGGTTCATGCCGGTTCCCTACAGCGGTGTATGGATGTTGGGACTCGATGACTGA